Proteins encoded together in one Bacteroides ovatus window:
- a CDS encoding putative zinc-binding metallopeptidase: protein MKKYIIYSLIITLTCGLGACNNDEGVDKANSIFSTEEVERSPFDNWILGNYTHPYNIALKYRMEDNESDMTHVLAPADYKKSVVLAKIIKHVWLEAYDEATGNPDFLRQYIPKTIHFIGSPAYEDNGTMVLGTAEGGMKITLYNVNDINPDKIDINLLNEYYFQTMHHEFAHILHQTKNYDPAFDRITENAYIGSDWYMVGANRNAWQQGFVTSYAMSESREDFVENIAVYVTNTEDYWNNMLQNAGESGRALIKQKFEIVYSYMEQTWGINLDELRDIVLRRQDDIANGNVDLSIIE from the coding sequence ATGAAGAAATACATCATATATAGTTTAATCATAACACTAACCTGCGGACTGGGAGCTTGCAACAACGACGAGGGCGTGGACAAAGCAAACAGCATCTTCTCTACAGAAGAAGTAGAACGCAGCCCATTCGACAACTGGATATTGGGTAATTACACCCATCCGTACAACATTGCATTGAAATATCGCATGGAAGATAACGAGAGCGATATGACACATGTATTAGCTCCTGCCGACTATAAAAAATCCGTAGTACTGGCTAAAATTATCAAACATGTATGGCTGGAAGCATACGATGAAGCGACCGGTAATCCGGACTTCTTACGTCAATACATCCCCAAGACCATTCACTTTATCGGCTCTCCTGCCTATGAAGACAATGGCACCATGGTATTGGGAACGGCAGAAGGTGGTATGAAAATTACATTATACAATGTAAATGACATCAATCCTGATAAAATAGATATCAATCTGCTAAACGAATACTATTTCCAAACAATGCATCATGAGTTCGCCCACATCCTGCATCAAACCAAAAACTATGATCCGGCATTTGATCGTATCACAGAAAATGCCTATATCGGCAGCGACTGGTATATGGTGGGAGCTAACCGCAATGCATGGCAACAAGGATTTGTCACTTCCTACGCAATGAGTGAATCACGTGAAGATTTTGTTGAAAACATTGCGGTGTACGTCACAAATACAGAAGACTACTGGAATAATATGCTACAAAATGCCGGTGAAAGCGGTCGTGCACTTATCAAACAGAAATTCGAAATAGTCTATAGTTACATGGAACAAACCTGGGGAATCAATCTGGACGAATTACGCGACATCGTTCTACGCCGCCAAGATGATATAGCAAACGGCAATGTAGACTTAAGTATTATTGAATAA
- a CDS encoding DUF4302 domain-containing protein produces the protein MKKYLSIYTLLALTCIVLQSCLFSEEEIFDESSANRATADVIKCQEILKDVPNGWKLEYYIGSNYSAGAVTLLMKFDGKQVEMASEAGAEGYKPGTIITSLYQVKSEQSTMLTFDSYNQLIHMFSGPLGLNMNVGGDYEFIIMSATPDKVILQGKKYKNIMEMTPMPKDIPWRIQLEDIINIEKDAFLNTYRMEKGGQVLNYFIRDNGTMSTFSVYSTDYSSAESLPYIYTEKGLKLQSPYNVNGVEVQHFKWDKKSRLFVCTDADATDIVLKEYYPENYLQYEDYIGTYTATVDDYDEGPTSQSVTITPKVRGESYTLKSIGGFNFTLLYDKASGKLILDSQSISPVSSSSYYFACAAGVEGYAHTELSLPSRLRSGLVNVTANTNPFTFYFADKASQENTLLIIWAYSSDEYSTSGLMGYWSWYNSILMEKENEGN, from the coding sequence ATGAAGAAATATCTATCAATATACACACTTCTGGCATTGACTTGCATTGTATTACAATCTTGTCTTTTCTCTGAAGAAGAAATATTCGACGAATCATCCGCCAACAGAGCTACAGCCGATGTAATAAAATGTCAGGAGATTCTTAAAGATGTTCCGAACGGATGGAAACTGGAATATTACATAGGAAGCAACTATTCTGCAGGTGCAGTCACCCTACTAATGAAATTTGATGGAAAACAGGTAGAAATGGCGTCGGAAGCAGGAGCAGAAGGTTACAAGCCGGGTACCATAATAACCTCCCTGTATCAAGTTAAATCGGAACAAAGCACTATGCTCACTTTCGACTCATACAACCAGCTGATCCACATGTTTTCAGGTCCTTTAGGCCTGAACATGAACGTGGGAGGAGATTATGAGTTTATTATCATGAGCGCAACTCCCGACAAGGTTATTCTACAAGGAAAAAAATATAAAAATATAATGGAAATGACGCCTATGCCCAAAGATATACCATGGCGTATCCAGCTTGAGGATATCATTAACATCGAGAAAGATGCTTTTCTGAATACATATCGCATGGAGAAAGGGGGCCAAGTACTGAACTACTTTATACGTGACAATGGCACAATGTCTACATTCTCCGTTTACAGTACCGATTATAGCAGTGCAGAAAGTTTACCATATATTTATACAGAAAAAGGGCTGAAGTTACAGTCTCCATATAATGTCAACGGAGTTGAAGTCCAGCACTTCAAATGGGATAAAAAGTCCAGGCTATTTGTTTGTACCGATGCAGATGCAACGGATATTGTATTAAAAGAGTATTATCCCGAAAACTATCTGCAATATGAAGACTATATCGGTACCTACACTGCAACGGTTGACGATTACGATGAAGGTCCAACTTCACAATCTGTAACCATCACTCCTAAAGTCAGAGGAGAAAGTTATACTCTGAAAAGTATTGGCGGATTCAACTTCACTCTTCTGTATGACAAAGCCAGCGGAAAACTGATCTTAGATTCACAAAGTATAAGTCCGGTTTCTTCATCGTCTTACTACTTTGCGTGTGCGGCAGGTGTAGAAGGATATGCTCACACAGAATTAAGTTTGCCTTCACGTCTACGCAGCGGATTGGTAAATGTAACGGCAAATACCAACCCTTTCACTTTTTACTTTGCGGATAAAGCAAGCCAGGAAAATACATTATTGATAATCTGGGCTTATTCCTCTGATGAATATTCAACTTCAGGACTAATGGGTTACTGGAGCTGGTATAACTCAATCTTAATGGAAAAAGAAAACGAAGGTAATTAA
- a CDS encoding BACON domain-containing protein produces the protein MRKFFNIFLFVLCTIAIAGCNDTESSESRLEIKAVNTNFQATGGKGYIQLQATGNITADVNADWCVLKEVNPNEVVFEVKENTGYSGRNALLTISNGVEKKAFNINQSGAVFIFGKDEWMLRTDNKAATLPIKLQSSFDYTIDIPAEAQEWLSFEQNAKGINFKVKENTSGKMRGAIVNVAAKDRSASYQVIQYDVDELTGTWQGMFSDGQMNYGLKDVIIEKQEDGTYLLSNILTGLPYKLKAKAIDNCLAFGAGQNLGVFEDNLYLSFEILSSDLYYVKDPSVTISLGPVMLTDGTFVFAFSGIKESDPFGFVFRVYEDAKLQKVIDNLSIFINCILFKEDIIQ, from the coding sequence ATGAGAAAGTTTTTTAATATATTCTTATTTGTACTTTGCACCATAGCAATAGCGGGATGCAATGATACGGAAAGCAGCGAATCCAGGTTAGAGATCAAAGCTGTAAATACTAATTTCCAAGCGACTGGAGGAAAAGGCTACATACAACTTCAGGCAACAGGCAATATAACAGCAGATGTTAATGCCGACTGGTGTGTGCTGAAAGAAGTAAACCCCAATGAAGTAGTATTCGAAGTAAAAGAAAACACCGGATACTCTGGTAGAAATGCTTTATTGACAATCAGTAACGGAGTAGAAAAAAAGGCGTTCAATATCAATCAATCCGGAGCTGTTTTCATCTTCGGTAAAGACGAGTGGATGCTCCGCACCGACAATAAAGCAGCTACGCTACCTATAAAATTACAAAGTTCTTTCGATTATACAATAGACATACCCGCAGAAGCTCAAGAATGGTTGTCATTTGAACAGAATGCGAAGGGAATAAATTTCAAGGTAAAAGAAAATACCTCCGGAAAAATGAGAGGAGCTATTGTCAATGTGGCAGCAAAAGACAGATCGGCTTCTTATCAGGTAATACAATATGATGTTGACGAACTTACCGGAACATGGCAAGGCATGTTTTCAGACGGGCAAATGAATTACGGCTTGAAAGATGTCATCATTGAAAAACAGGAAGACGGAACATACCTGCTTTCAAACATTCTAACCGGATTGCCTTACAAACTGAAAGCAAAAGCCATAGACAATTGCCTGGCTTTTGGGGCCGGTCAAAACCTAGGAGTCTTCGAGGACAATTTATATCTCTCATTCGAAATTCTTAGCTCTGACCTATATTATGTAAAAGATCCTTCTGTAACAATCTCATTAGGCCCCGTAATGTTAACAGACGGAACATTCGTTTTCGCTTTTTCCGGAATAAAAGAGAGTGATCCTTTCGGTTTTGTTTTCCGGGTATATGAAGATGCAAAACTACAGAAGGTTATAGACAATCTGTCCATTTTTATTAATTGTATTCTATTTAAAGAAGACATAATCCAATAA
- a CDS encoding fibrobacter succinogenes major paralogous domain-containing protein: MKKILLTSFIVALGLLGASCKDDNSTAGGGGEILPDQQVSCEIFMPTNGETVIISDKLIIRGEGTTNYGKIISAELKVGGEVITDISSVPFYYEYTFPKEAEPGELKIELAVKGDHEGSALATITVTTELGDRPAPPQYGEDLTDTRDGNVYKTIQLAEQIWMAENLRYLPEQNFDISSTAPKYYVMFDSDIKTDLGKAYLKAYGAYYNLPAALQGETALGEDETRNIKGVCPDGWHIPSQKEWQTLSKYVLDSGMAAIMNDGQVDETAIAKALASTTMWMLPEYTEIEPQPTWVGVEMEKNNATLFNGLPIGFRACAGDEDWMHSCYSAGWWSSTAGVQMGPEFGITVRLWSDLHTFVTNAEFNPGVGLPVRCIKD; the protein is encoded by the coding sequence ATGAAAAAGATACTATTAACTAGCTTTATCGTGGCATTAGGATTACTTGGTGCAAGCTGTAAAGATGACAACAGCACCGCAGGCGGAGGAGGAGAAATACTTCCAGACCAACAGGTAAGCTGTGAGATATTTATGCCGACTAACGGAGAAACCGTTATAATATCAGACAAACTGATTATCAGAGGAGAAGGAACGACTAACTATGGTAAAATTATCTCCGCTGAACTTAAAGTAGGAGGAGAAGTTATTACCGACATAAGTTCGGTTCCATTCTATTATGAATATACTTTCCCCAAGGAAGCTGAACCAGGAGAGTTGAAAATTGAATTAGCAGTCAAAGGAGATCATGAAGGCAGTGCTTTGGCAACTATTACTGTCACAACAGAACTCGGTGACAGACCTGCACCACCTCAATATGGAGAAGACCTCACAGATACACGTGATGGAAATGTATACAAGACGATACAACTTGCAGAACAAATCTGGATGGCAGAGAATTTACGTTATTTACCGGAACAGAATTTTGATATATCTTCAACAGCGCCCAAATATTATGTTATGTTCGACAGTGATATCAAAACAGACTTGGGAAAAGCTTATTTAAAAGCTTATGGAGCCTACTATAACTTACCTGCAGCACTTCAAGGTGAAACAGCATTAGGAGAAGATGAAACACGGAATATAAAAGGTGTTTGTCCTGACGGATGGCATATTCCTTCACAAAAAGAATGGCAGACATTATCTAAATATGTTTTAGACTCCGGCATGGCCGCTATCATGAATGATGGTCAGGTAGACGAAACAGCAATAGCAAAAGCTTTAGCTTCAACAACAATGTGGATGCTGCCGGAATATACAGAAATAGAACCTCAACCAACTTGGGTTGGCGTAGAAATGGAAAAGAATAATGCAACCTTATTCAACGGTCTACCCATCGGATTCCGTGCATGTGCAGGTGACGAAGACTGGATGCATTCCTGCTACAGTGCCGGCTGGTGGAGTTCGACAGCTGGAGTACAAATGGGACCTGAATTCGGTATCACCGTACGTTTATGGTCAGACCTCCACACATTTGTAACCAATGCAGAATTCAATCCGGGAGTAGGTCTTCCTGTCCGTTGCATCAAAGATTAA
- a CDS encoding FISUMP domain-containing protein — MKKFGFFLFAVLGLIACGDDNNDPTPEQHVTCSISAPAEGATVNIAEKMTIKGEATIDFGEISNVTLKVGGKAISEVTAVPFSYDYTFEANQTEGALKIELTVKGDQGTMATSEVNITLTKPEPTPEPGEGEMVDSRDNHVYKTVEIGEQTWMAENLAYLPKVNKPAAAATCEGEPLYFVYDYDGEDVNAAKNTETYKTYGVLYNWYAAMNKENEEGKDADAVPSGVQGICPSGWHLPSKAEWKILENFVAEQLPPVEGDVWEDDFGDKHSDPNCKNVWSALAGLEGWSASGNSDMNPDLANGPRNTYGLTIIPSGQCYQTGSFGWSESGADFWTTEMQSQGAGNITFSNNSYGITYSKYGITPKRGFPIRCIKD, encoded by the coding sequence ATGAAAAAATTTGGATTCTTTTTATTCGCAGTCTTAGGACTAATTGCTTGTGGTGACGACAACAACGATCCTACTCCCGAGCAACACGTTACATGCTCCATATCTGCACCTGCTGAAGGAGCTACGGTAAACATTGCAGAAAAAATGACAATCAAAGGAGAAGCTACGATTGACTTTGGTGAAATCTCAAACGTCACATTAAAAGTAGGAGGCAAAGCTATATCAGAAGTTACCGCAGTGCCTTTTAGCTATGATTATACATTTGAAGCTAACCAAACCGAAGGAGCATTAAAAATTGAATTAACTGTCAAAGGTGATCAAGGAACAATGGCTACAAGCGAAGTTAACATCACTCTGACAAAGCCGGAACCCACTCCTGAACCAGGCGAAGGAGAAATGGTTGATTCACGTGACAACCATGTATACAAAACCGTAGAAATCGGTGAGCAGACATGGATGGCTGAAAATCTAGCTTATTTACCTAAAGTAAATAAACCTGCTGCTGCCGCTACTTGCGAAGGAGAACCTCTTTATTTCGTTTATGACTACGATGGTGAAGATGTAAATGCCGCAAAAAATACTGAAACATACAAAACATATGGAGTTCTATATAATTGGTATGCTGCAATGAATAAAGAAAATGAAGAAGGGAAGGACGCAGATGCTGTACCAAGTGGAGTACAAGGAATCTGTCCAAGTGGATGGCACCTACCTAGTAAAGCAGAGTGGAAAATATTAGAAAATTTTGTAGCTGAACAATTACCCCCTGTTGAAGGAGATGTATGGGAAGATGATTTTGGAGACAAACACTCTGATCCAAATTGCAAGAATGTTTGGTCAGCATTAGCAGGTCTTGAAGGATGGAGTGCTTCCGGAAACTCCGACATGAACCCTGACTTGGCAAATGGACCTCGTAATACTTACGGACTTACAATTATTCCTTCCGGGCAATGCTATCAAACAGGAAGCTTTGGCTGGTCAGAAAGTGGTGCTGACTTCTGGACCACAGAAATGCAAAGCCAAGGAGCAGGAAATATTACTTTTAGTAATAATAGCTATGGAATAACTTATTCTAAATATGGAATAACCCCCAAACGTGGTTTTCCTATACGCTGTATAAAAGACTAA
- the rnr gene encoding ribonuclease R: MAKKKEKKEKKAGKRMSKKELAALLIDFFHAKSSETLSMKYIFSELRLTTHPQKMLCVDILHDLLADDYISEIEKGKFRLTNHGTEMVGTFQRKSNGKNSFIPEGGGEPIFVAERNSAHAMNNDKVKITFYAKRKNREAEGEVIEILERANDTFVGTLEVAKSYAFLVTENRTLANDIFIPKDKLKGGKTGDKAIVKVTEWPDKAKNPIGQVIDILGQAGDNTTEMHAILAEFGLPYVYPKAVETAADKIPAEISAEEIAKREDFRKVTTFTIDPKDAKDFDDALSIRKLKDGLWEVGVHIADVTHYVKEGSIIDKEAEKRATSVYLVDRTIPMLPERLCNFICSLRPNEEKLAFSVIFDITEKGEVRDSRIVHTVINSDRRFTYEEAQQIIETKEGDFKEEVLTLDTIAKALREKRFSAGAINFDRYEVKFEIDEKGKPISVYFKESKDANKLVEEFMLLANKTVAEKIGCVPKNKKAKVLPYRIHDLPDPEKLENLSQFIARFGYKVRTSGTKTDISKSINHLLDDIHGKKEENLIETVSIRAMQKARYSTHNIGHYGLAFEYYTHFTSPIRRFPDMMVHRLVTKYMDGGRSVSEAKYEDLCDHSSNMEQIAANAERASIKYKQVEFMSERLGQIYDGVISGVTEWGLYVELNENKCEGLVPVRDLDDDYYEFDEKNYCLRGRRKNKIYSLGDAITVRVARANLEKKQLDFELIEK, translated from the coding sequence ATGGCAAAAAAGAAAGAAAAGAAAGAGAAAAAGGCCGGCAAAAGAATGAGTAAGAAAGAGCTGGCAGCATTATTAATAGACTTTTTCCATGCCAAATCCAGCGAGACCTTGAGTATGAAATATATATTTTCGGAATTGCGTCTCACTACCCATCCGCAAAAAATGTTATGCGTCGATATATTACATGACCTTTTAGCTGACGATTATATTTCTGAAATAGAAAAAGGAAAATTCCGTCTCACCAATCATGGAACAGAGATGGTAGGCACTTTCCAACGGAAAAGCAATGGCAAGAATTCCTTTATTCCTGAAGGAGGAGGCGAGCCGATATTTGTGGCCGAACGCAATTCGGCACATGCCATGAACAATGACAAAGTAAAGATCACCTTCTATGCCAAACGGAAAAACAGAGAGGCAGAAGGAGAAGTGATAGAAATACTGGAGCGTGCAAACGATACTTTCGTCGGCACACTGGAAGTAGCTAAGTCATACGCATTTCTGGTGACAGAGAATCGTACATTAGCCAATGATATCTTCATCCCGAAAGATAAGCTGAAAGGCGGAAAGACCGGAGATAAAGCCATTGTGAAAGTAACCGAATGGCCGGACAAGGCAAAGAATCCTATCGGACAAGTAATAGATATATTAGGTCAGGCTGGCGACAATACCACAGAGATGCACGCAATTCTTGCGGAGTTCGGTCTGCCGTATGTATATCCGAAAGCAGTAGAGACAGCAGCGGATAAGATTCCTGCCGAAATTTCAGCAGAAGAGATTGCCAAACGCGAAGATTTCCGTAAAGTAACAACTTTCACCATCGACCCGAAAGACGCCAAAGATTTTGACGACGCACTTTCCATCCGCAAGCTAAAGGACGGATTGTGGGAAGTAGGTGTACACATTGCCGACGTGACACATTACGTAAAAGAAGGCAGCATCATCGACAAGGAAGCAGAAAAGCGGGCAACTTCCGTTTATCTGGTAGACCGTACCATCCCGATGCTTCCCGAACGGCTGTGTAACTTCATTTGTTCACTCCGCCCGAACGAAGAAAAACTAGCTTTCTCCGTTATCTTCGATATTACGGAAAAAGGAGAAGTCAGAGACTCACGTATCGTACATACAGTTATCAACTCCGACCGTCGCTTCACCTACGAAGAGGCACAACAAATCATAGAAACAAAAGAAGGAGACTTCAAAGAAGAAGTACTCACGTTAGATACGATTGCCAAAGCACTGCGCGAAAAACGCTTCTCTGCAGGAGCCATCAACTTCGACCGCTACGAAGTGAAGTTCGAAATTGACGAAAAAGGAAAACCAATCAGCGTTTACTTCAAAGAGTCAAAAGATGCCAATAAACTGGTGGAAGAATTCATGTTGCTCGCTAACAAGACCGTAGCAGAAAAGATAGGATGTGTGCCGAAGAACAAGAAAGCCAAAGTGCTTCCTTACCGTATCCACGACCTGCCCGATCCGGAGAAGTTGGAGAACTTGTCACAGTTCATCGCACGCTTCGGCTACAAAGTGCGTACAAGCGGAACGAAGACGGATATTTCAAAATCCATCAACCACTTGCTGGACGACATACACGGAAAGAAAGAAGAGAACCTGATAGAAACCGTATCCATCCGCGCCATGCAGAAAGCACGTTACTCAACCCATAACATCGGTCACTACGGACTAGCTTTCGAATATTACACTCACTTTACTTCTCCCATCCGCCGTTTCCCGGACATGATGGTACACCGTTTGGTGACGAAGTATATGGACGGAGGACGCAGCGTATCCGAAGCTAAGTACGAAGACCTCTGCGACCACAGCTCGAACATGGAACAAATTGCAGCCAATGCCGAGCGTGCTTCCATCAAATATAAACAGGTGGAATTTATGAGCGAACGTCTGGGGCAGATTTACGACGGTGTAATCTCCGGCGTAACCGAGTGGGGACTTTATGTAGAACTGAACGAAAACAAATGTGAAGGTCTGGTCCCTGTTCGTGATCTGGATGATGACTACTACGAATTCGACGAGAAGAACTATTGTCTTCGCGGACGCCGCAAAAACAAAATATACAGTTTGGGAGACGCTATTACTGTTCGGGTAGCTCGTGCCAATCTGGAAAAGAAACAATTGGATTTTGAATTAATAGAAAAGTAA
- a CDS encoding pyridoxamine 5'-phosphate oxidase family protein, producing MKTVIIEDKQRIESIILHCDACFVGITDLEGNPYVVPMNFGYENGIIYLHSGPEGSKLEMLEHNNNVCITFSVGHKLVYQHEKVACSYSMRSESAMCRGQVEFIEEIDEKRRALDIIMRHYTDSEFNYSDPAVRNVKVWQVRINQMTGKVFGLRANEKP from the coding sequence ATGAAAACTGTCATTATTGAAGATAAACAACGAATCGAATCCATTATTCTCCATTGCGATGCCTGTTTTGTAGGCATTACTGATTTGGAAGGTAATCCCTACGTAGTTCCGATGAACTTCGGTTATGAGAATGGCATCATATATCTTCATTCGGGTCCTGAAGGCAGCAAGTTGGAGATGCTGGAACATAATAATAATGTATGCATCACTTTCAGCGTTGGACATAAACTTGTCTACCAACACGAAAAGGTAGCCTGCAGTTACAGTATGCGTTCGGAAAGCGCGATGTGTCGGGGGCAAGTAGAATTCATCGAAGAGATAGACGAGAAACGCCGTGCATTGGATATTATCATGCGTCATTACACAGATAGTGAGTTCAACTATTCCGATCCTGCGGTACGTAATGTCAAAGTATGGCAAGTACGTATCAATCAGATGACAGGAAAAGTTTTCGGTCTGCGGGCCAACGAAAAGCCATGA
- a CDS encoding glycoside hydrolase family 3 N-terminal domain-containing protein: MKKLLCLALLVSAGSIYSGSISANNKPTDNKSGNNSKDIYKKTWIDFNKNGIKDVYEDPSAPIEARIADLLSQMTLEEKTCQMATLYGSGRVLKDAWPTTGWSTEIWKDGIGNIDEQANGLGKFGSEISYPYANSVKNRHTIQRWFVEQTRLGIPVDFTNEGIRGLCHDRATMFPAQCGQGATWNKKLIGEIAKVTADEAKALGYTNIYSPILDIAQDPRWGRVVESYGEDPYLVGELGKQMILGLQNEGIVATPKHFAVYSIPVGGRDGGTRTDPHVAPREMKTLYLEPFRKGIQEAGALGVMSSYNDYDGEPVSGSYHFLTEILRQQWGFKGYIVSDSEAVEFLHTKHRITPTEEEMAAQVVNAGLNIRTNFTPPQDFILPLRRAINEGKVSLHTLDQRVGEILRVKFMMGLFDNPYPGDDRRPETVVHNDAHKAVSMKAALESIVLLKNENQMLPLSKNFSKIAVIGPNGEEVKELTCRYGPANASIKTVYQGIKEYLPNSEVRYAKGCDIIDKYFPESELYNVPLDTQEQAMIQEAVELAKASDIAILVLGGNEKTVREEFSRTNLDLCGRQQQLLEAVYATGKPVILVMVDGRAATINWANKYIPAIIHAWFPGEFMGDAIAKVLFGDYNPGGRLAVTFPKSVGQIPFAFPFKPGSDSKGKVRVDGVLYPFGYGLSYTTFGYSDLKISKPVIGPQENITLSCTVKNTGKKAGDEVVQLYIRDDFSSVTTYDKVLRGFERIHLQPGEEQTVNFTLTPQDLGLWDKNNQFTVEPGSFSVMVGASSQDIRLKGSFEVQ, translated from the coding sequence ATGAAGAAACTGCTATGTCTCGCCCTGTTAGTATCTGCCGGAAGTATCTACTCCGGAAGTATCTCGGCAAACAACAAACCTACTGATAACAAATCCGGCAACAACTCAAAGGACATATACAAAAAGACCTGGATCGACTTCAATAAAAACGGTATAAAGGATGTATACGAAGATCCCTCCGCTCCTATCGAAGCCCGCATCGCCGACCTGCTCTCGCAAATGACGCTGGAAGAGAAAACCTGTCAGATGGCCACTCTCTACGGTTCGGGACGGGTATTGAAAGATGCATGGCCTACCACCGGATGGTCAACGGAAATCTGGAAGGACGGTATCGGTAATATTGATGAGCAGGCGAACGGACTGGGTAAATTCGGTTCTGAAATCTCCTATCCGTATGCCAACAGCGTAAAGAACCGACACACCATTCAACGCTGGTTTGTGGAACAGACACGACTGGGTATTCCGGTGGACTTTACCAATGAAGGAATACGCGGATTATGTCACGACCGGGCTACCATGTTTCCCGCTCAATGCGGGCAAGGTGCCACGTGGAACAAAAAACTGATCGGGGAAATTGCGAAAGTCACTGCAGATGAGGCAAAAGCATTGGGATATACCAATATTTATTCTCCTATTCTGGATATAGCACAAGATCCTCGCTGGGGACGTGTGGTGGAAAGTTATGGGGAAGATCCTTATCTGGTGGGCGAATTGGGAAAACAGATGATTCTCGGTCTGCAAAATGAAGGTATCGTTGCTACTCCGAAACATTTTGCCGTTTACAGTATTCCGGTTGGTGGACGTGACGGAGGTACGCGTACGGATCCGCACGTGGCTCCGCGTGAGATGAAGACTCTTTATCTGGAACCTTTCCGCAAAGGTATTCAGGAAGCGGGTGCTCTAGGAGTGATGAGTTCGTATAATGATTATGATGGGGAGCCTGTTTCCGGAAGTTATCATTTCCTCACGGAAATTCTGCGTCAGCAATGGGGATTCAAAGGATATATAGTATCGGATAGTGAGGCGGTAGAGTTTCTGCACACCAAACATCGTATCACCCCGACTGAAGAAGAGATGGCAGCACAAGTGGTCAATGCAGGATTGAATATCCGTACCAACTTTACTCCGCCACAAGATTTCATTCTCCCGTTGCGCCGTGCTATCAACGAAGGCAAAGTTTCTTTGCACACGCTCGATCAACGTGTCGGTGAGATTCTCCGTGTCAAGTTTATGATGGGACTTTTTGATAATCCGTATCCCGGTGATGACCGTCGTCCGGAGACAGTGGTACACAACGACGCTCATAAAGCAGTATCTATGAAAGCCGCTTTAGAGTCCATCGTTCTTTTGAAGAATGAGAATCAGATGCTTCCGTTATCCAAGAACTTCAGCAAAATAGCTGTGATTGGTCCGAATGGGGAAGAAGTGAAGGAACTGACTTGCAGATATGGTCCCGCCAATGCGTCTATTAAGACTGTATATCAGGGAATCAAAGAATATCTGCCTAACTCGGAAGTTCGCTATGCTAAAGGCTGTGATATTATTGATAAGTATTTCCCGGAGAGCGAACTGTACAATGTTCCATTAGATACACAAGAGCAGGCGATGATTCAGGAAGCGGTAGAATTAGCAAAAGCTTCGGATATCGCTATTCTTGTACTGGGTGGAAATGAGAAAACGGTTCGGGAAGAGTTTTCACGTACCAATCTTGACCTCTGCGGACGGCAGCAACAATTATTGGAAGCGGTTTATGCAACAGGTAAACCTGTCATTCTAGTGATGGTGGACGGAAGGGCAGCAACCATCAACTGGGCAAACAAATACATTCCTGCCATCATTCATGCCTGGTTCCCCGGAGAATTTATGGGGGATGCCATCGCTAAAGTTCTTTTCGGAGACTATAATCCGGGAGGACGTCTGGCTGTCACTTTCCCGAAATCTGTGGGACAGATTCCTTTTGCTTTCCCATTCAAGCCGGGTTCTGACTCCAAAGGGAAAGTCCGTGTAGACGGTGTACTTTATCCTTTCGGATATGGTTTAAGCTATACAACCTTCGGATATTCAGACTTGAAAATATCTAAACCGGTGATCGGTCCGCAGGAAAATATCACTCTTTCATGTACTGTAAAGAATACAGGAAAGAAAGCAGGGGACGAAGTAGTCCAGCTTTATATCCGGGATGATTTCAGCAGCGTAACCACCTACGATAAAGTATTGCGTGGCTTTGAACGTATTCACTTGCAACCGGGAGAAGAACAAACGGTCAACTTTACCCTTACGCCTCAAGACTTGGGATTATGGGACAAGAATAATCAGTTTACAGTAGAGCCGGGAAGTTTCTCGGTTATGGTGGGAGCTTCTTCACAGGACATACGGCTGAAGGGGAGTTTTGAGGTCCAATAA